One region of Oxalobacteraceae bacterium OTU3CAMAD1 genomic DNA includes:
- a CDS encoding hemerythrin domain-containing protein codes for MKQTSPSEGKMPQPIPTETDPQDAITLLTEDHEQVRSLFEQYEELGSRAHASKQKLALQICEELTKHATIEEEIFYPAVRKAAKANEELVDESIVEHASAKDLIAQLMEMDAGDELFDAKVKVLGEQVMHHVEEEEGEMFPKVRSSKLDLMELGMQMAQRKEEVTLPKA; via the coding sequence ATGAAACAGACGTCCCCATCCGAGGGCAAGATGCCCCAACCCATCCCCACCGAGACCGATCCGCAAGACGCCATCACCTTGCTGACCGAGGATCACGAGCAGGTCCGGTCCCTGTTCGAACAGTACGAGGAACTGGGCAGCCGCGCCCACGCCAGCAAGCAGAAACTGGCGCTGCAGATCTGCGAGGAGTTGACCAAGCACGCGACCATCGAAGAGGAAATCTTCTATCCCGCCGTGCGCAAGGCCGCCAAGGCCAACGAGGAGCTGGTCGACGAGTCGATCGTCGAGCACGCATCGGCCAAGGACTTGATCGCCCAGCTGATGGAGATGGACGCCGGCGACGAGCTGTTCGACGCCAAGGTCAAGGTGCTGGGCGAGCAGGTGATGCACCACGTCGAGGAGGAGGAAGGCGAGATGTTCCCCAAAGTGCGCAGCTCCAAGCTGGACCTGATGGAGCTGGGCATGCAGATGGCCCAGCGCAAGGAAGAGGTCACGTTGCCGAAGGCGTGA
- a CDS encoding sel1 repeat family protein, with amino-acid sequence MKKPSMTILAAVLASALLLGTQGCQIQRDPPDPAQIETVGMKALQQADASAERKLMAWARQDMPVAQRELALLYKTRPEQRAEALKLFEQAARGGDVEAAFQLGELLRLGIAGLPAQPAAAAPWYTLAAQQQHARAALVLGQLYKNGDGVARDDKLAARWLETASDGGNAHAMFLLSYFYSEGRGVAQDPAKARVLLEEAAEHEYPPALQELAMTVQLGDAHSPRDERRAGYLLKEATEHRRNNWNRF; translated from the coding sequence ATGAAAAAACCTTCGATGACGATCTTGGCGGCGGTGCTGGCGTCGGCGCTGCTGCTCGGTACCCAGGGTTGCCAGATCCAGCGCGATCCGCCCGACCCGGCGCAGATCGAAACGGTCGGCATGAAAGCGCTGCAGCAGGCCGACGCCAGCGCCGAGCGCAAGCTGATGGCGTGGGCGCGGCAAGACATGCCGGTGGCCCAGCGCGAGCTGGCGCTGCTGTATAAAACCCGGCCGGAGCAGCGCGCCGAGGCGCTGAAGCTGTTCGAGCAGGCGGCGCGCGGCGGCGACGTCGAAGCCGCTTTCCAGCTGGGCGAGCTACTGCGGCTGGGCATTGCCGGCCTGCCCGCGCAACCGGCGGCGGCCGCGCCGTGGTACACGCTGGCGGCGCAGCAACAGCACGCGCGGGCGGCGCTGGTGCTGGGCCAACTGTACAAGAACGGCGACGGCGTCGCGCGCGACGACAAGCTGGCCGCGCGCTGGCTGGAGACCGCCAGCGACGGCGGCAACGCGCACGCGATGTTCCTGCTGTCGTACTTCTACAGCGAGGGGCGCGGCGTGGCACAGGACCCGGCCAAGGCGCGCGTCTTGCTGGAGGAAGCGGCCGAGCACGAATACCCGCCGGCGCTGCAAGAACTGGCGATGACGGTGCAGCTGGGCGACGCCCACAGTCCCAGGGACGAGCGCCGCGCCGGCTACCTGCTCAAGGAGGCGACCGAGCACCGCCGCAACAACTGGAACCGTTTTTGA
- a CDS encoding bifunctional 2',3'-cyclic-nucleotide 2'-phosphodiesterase/3'-nucleotidase — MRTNSVMVAALVAAGVVGCGGESNPVPAIPEGTTVTLALMETTDIHANVMSYNYYSLAEDTSLGLERTATLVAAARAETPNNVLLDDGDTIQGTLLGDLQAVTKPIPCSETMAVHKAMNAMKYDGGGFGNHEFNYGLPLLSQITNTDFGIPGVTKPSGTCGAPAFPLTLTNVTGVASGKPIVQPYVVLPRTFSATAPDGSKFDVKMNIGLLSFVPPQILEWDQKNLAGKVAVTGVQEAAKQYVPELRAKGADLVVALSHGGLDPSPYSPKMENGSYHLTTTGIDALMIGHSHLIFPKGKEPGAAALDASFAAFPASAKIDAVNGFVNGVPTVMAQSWGRRLGIIKMTLAYTGGKWVVQPAKTTVESRGFKYADGTTIVKADPAIAPLVAAEHAATIAYAKQPLGVATDFEMSAYFALAGDVSAIQLVNQAQLDYVKKFIATSTDATLASYKNIPVISCSAPFKAGRNGPSDFTDVAPGASAAAPVGLQVRNPGDLYLYSNNNLQAVKIKGSDLKAWLETAAKQFGQIDPAKTAEQDLVPSYGTIYNYDVFYAENNALTYQIDVTKPAGARIVNLTYLGKPVADGDDFIVATNDYRAGGGGAVPGIDGSKTIIKSPDANQTVVSNYLAALGASTGKVTLAGNGSARSWSFVKTATAGPVILRSAPGHLALAKSSGITAVTAEGALDASGFAKYTIDLSK; from the coding sequence ATGAGAACGAATTCGGTGATGGTGGCGGCGTTGGTGGCGGCGGGCGTAGTCGGGTGCGGCGGCGAGTCCAATCCGGTGCCGGCCATTCCTGAAGGTACCACCGTGACCTTGGCGTTGATGGAGACCACCGACATCCACGCCAACGTGATGAGCTATAACTATTACTCGCTGGCCGAGGACACCAGCCTGGGCCTCGAACGCACCGCCACCCTGGTGGCGGCCGCCCGCGCCGAGACCCCCAACAACGTGCTGCTCGACGACGGCGACACCATCCAGGGCACCCTGCTGGGCGATTTGCAGGCCGTCACCAAACCGATCCCTTGTTCCGAGACGATGGCCGTGCACAAGGCCATGAACGCCATGAAGTACGACGGCGGCGGCTTCGGCAACCACGAGTTCAACTACGGCTTGCCGTTGCTGAGCCAGATCACCAACACCGACTTCGGCATCCCCGGCGTGACCAAGCCGAGCGGCACCTGCGGCGCTCCGGCCTTCCCGCTGACCCTGACCAACGTCACCGGTGTGGCCAGCGGCAAGCCGATCGTGCAACCGTACGTCGTGCTGCCGCGCACCTTCTCGGCTACCGCGCCCGATGGCAGCAAGTTCGACGTCAAGATGAACATCGGCCTGCTGAGCTTTGTGCCGCCGCAGATCCTCGAGTGGGACCAGAAGAACCTGGCCGGCAAGGTCGCCGTGACCGGTGTGCAGGAGGCGGCCAAGCAATACGTGCCCGAGCTGCGCGCCAAGGGTGCCGACCTGGTCGTGGCGCTGTCGCACGGCGGCCTCGATCCGAGCCCGTACAGCCCGAAAATGGAGAACGGCAGCTACCACCTGACCACCACCGGCATCGACGCGCTGATGATCGGCCACTCGCACTTGATCTTCCCGAAAGGCAAGGAGCCGGGCGCCGCCGCCCTGGACGCCTCGTTCGCCGCCTTCCCGGCCAGCGCCAAGATCGACGCCGTCAACGGCTTCGTCAACGGCGTGCCGACCGTCATGGCGCAAAGCTGGGGCCGGCGCCTGGGCATCATCAAGATGACGCTGGCCTACACGGGCGGCAAGTGGGTGGTGCAGCCGGCCAAGACGACGGTCGAGTCGCGCGGCTTCAAGTACGCCGACGGCACCACCATCGTCAAGGCCGATCCGGCCATCGCGCCGCTGGTCGCCGCCGAGCACGCCGCCACGATCGCCTACGCCAAGCAGCCGCTGGGCGTGGCCACCGACTTCGAGATGTCGGCCTACTTCGCGCTGGCCGGCGACGTCAGCGCGATCCAGCTGGTCAACCAGGCGCAGCTCGACTATGTGAAGAAATTCATCGCCACCAGCACAGACGCCACCCTCGCCAGCTACAAGAACATTCCGGTGATCTCGTGCAGCGCGCCGTTCAAGGCCGGCCGCAACGGGCCGTCGGACTTCACCGACGTCGCGCCGGGCGCCAGCGCCGCCGCGCCGGTCGGCCTGCAGGTGCGCAACCCGGGCGACCTCTACCTGTACAGCAACAACAACCTGCAGGCGGTCAAGATCAAGGGTTCGGACTTGAAGGCCTGGCTGGAGACGGCCGCCAAGCAGTTCGGCCAGATCGACCCGGCCAAGACGGCCGAGCAGGACCTGGTGCCGAGCTACGGCACGATCTATAACTACGACGTGTTCTACGCCGAGAACAATGCGCTGACGTACCAGATCGACGTCACCAAACCGGCCGGCGCGCGCATCGTCAATTTGACGTACCTGGGCAAGCCGGTGGCCGACGGCGACGACTTCATCGTCGCCACCAACGACTACCGCGCCGGCGGCGGCGGCGCCGTGCCCGGCATCGACGGCAGCAAGACCATCATCAAGTCGCCGGACGCCAACCAGACCGTAGTCAGCAACTACCTGGCGGCGCTGGGCGCGTCGACCGGCAAGGTCACCCTGGCCGGCAACGGCAGCGCGCGCAGCTGGAGCTTCGTCAAGACGGCCACGGCCGGTCCGGTGATCCTGCGCTCGGCGCCCGGCCACCTGGCGCTGGCCAAAAGCAGCGGCATCACCGCCGTCACCGCCGAGGGCGCGCTGGACGCGAGCGGCTTCGCCAAGTACACGATCGATCTGAGCAAATAA
- a CDS encoding DUF3443 domain-containing protein produces the protein MPRPFHRATARPATVPRRIAQLAGALLCLVLVACGGGSGSSSSAASTSISTPTSTSTPTPTTTQATPVVSIGATPTATTSGQVVTLNWSVSNPPASGCAASGAWSGARDASGTLTVTAGAAGTANYTLTCGGASGTAAVVVSTPPPSPSTSLALAPANISTAQTSVLSWSSANASGCVASGAWSGARPTAGSVTVAPAGAGNFTYSLACSGADGTADASAVLSVTAALSNSTTISVDSGPAGVGGVINVPYVNVTVCQPGTATCQTIDHVMLDTGSYGLRLLASALDPALALPAVQTASGADAAACGKFVSGYTWGAVRRADVKMADELAAGIPIQVIGDTGAGYAVAPADCSSAGNNLGSLAALGAKGILGVGLFKQDCGAACARTAIAGTYYACAGGACTASAMPLASQIVNPVSAFAVNNNGVLVSLPAVGAAGLTSVSGSLIFGVGTQANNAIAGATVFTTDSGGDFNTTYKGKTYGSSFIDSGSNGYFFTDATIRNCSGGDFFCPAATLALSATNSAADGSASGTVAFNIVNLVQLASTVQAAQVGGPLTGISTAGNGDTFDWGLPFFYGRRVFVVIEGNTVNGKTGPLWAY, from the coding sequence ATGCCACGTCCGTTCCACCGCGCCACGGCGCGCCCGGCCACCGTCCCGCGCCGCATCGCCCAACTGGCCGGCGCCCTCCTCTGCCTGGTCTTGGTCGCCTGCGGCGGCGGCAGCGGCTCCTCATCCAGCGCCGCTTCGACTTCGATTTCGACCCCGACCTCGACCTCGACCCCGACTCCGACCACCACCCAGGCCACGCCGGTGGTCAGCATCGGCGCCACGCCGACGGCCACCACCAGCGGCCAGGTGGTCACCCTCAACTGGAGCGTGAGCAACCCGCCGGCGTCCGGCTGCGCCGCCTCCGGCGCCTGGAGCGGCGCGCGCGACGCCAGCGGCACGCTCACGGTCACCGCCGGCGCCGCCGGCACGGCAAACTACACGCTCACCTGCGGCGGCGCCAGTGGCACCGCCGCGGTGGTCGTGAGCACGCCGCCGCCGTCGCCCAGCACCAGTCTGGCCCTGGCGCCGGCCAACATCAGCACCGCGCAGACCTCGGTGCTGAGCTGGTCGTCGGCCAACGCCAGCGGCTGCGTCGCCAGCGGCGCCTGGAGCGGCGCGCGGCCCACCGCCGGCTCGGTGACGGTGGCCCCGGCCGGCGCCGGCAACTTCACCTACAGCCTCGCGTGCAGCGGCGCCGACGGCACGGCCGACGCCAGCGCCGTGCTGAGCGTGACGGCGGCGCTGTCGAACAGCACCACCATCAGCGTCGACAGCGGCCCGGCCGGCGTGGGCGGCGTCATCAACGTGCCCTATGTGAACGTGACGGTGTGCCAGCCCGGCACGGCCACCTGCCAGACGATCGACCATGTGATGCTCGACACCGGCTCCTACGGCCTGCGCCTGCTGGCGTCGGCGCTCGACCCCGCCCTGGCGCTGCCGGCCGTACAGACCGCGTCCGGCGCCGACGCCGCCGCCTGCGGCAAGTTCGTCAGCGGCTACACCTGGGGCGCGGTGCGCCGGGCCGACGTCAAAATGGCCGACGAGCTGGCCGCCGGCATCCCGATCCAGGTCATCGGCGACACCGGGGCCGGCTACGCCGTCGCGCCGGCCGACTGCAGCAGCGCCGGCAACAACCTCGGCTCGCTCGCCGCGCTGGGCGCCAAGGGCATCCTCGGGGTCGGCCTGTTCAAGCAGGATTGCGGCGCCGCCTGCGCGCGCACGGCCATCGCCGGCACGTATTACGCCTGCGCCGGCGGCGCCTGCACGGCCAGCGCCATGCCGCTGGCGTCGCAGATCGTCAATCCGGTGTCCGCCTTCGCCGTCAATAACAACGGCGTGCTGGTGAGCCTGCCGGCGGTGGGCGCGGCCGGCCTGACGTCGGTCAGCGGCAGCTTGATCTTCGGCGTCGGCACGCAAGCGAACAACGCCATCGCCGGCGCGACGGTGTTCACGACCGACAGCGGCGGCGACTTCAACACCACCTACAAGGGCAAGACCTACGGATCGAGCTTCATCGACAGCGGCTCGAACGGCTATTTCTTCACCGACGCGACCATCCGCAACTGCTCCGGGGGCGACTTCTTCTGTCCGGCCGCGACATTGGCGCTGAGCGCGACCAACAGCGCCGCCGATGGCAGCGCCAGCGGCACGGTTGCCTTCAACATCGTCAACCTGGTGCAACTGGCGTCGACCGTCCAGGCGGCGCAAGTAGGCGGCCCGCTGACGGGCATCTCCACCGCCGGCAACGGCGACACCTTCGACTGGGGCCTGCCGTTCTTCTACGGGCGCCGCGTGTTCGTCGTCATCGAGGGCAACACCGTCAATGGCAAAACCGGCCCGCTGTGGGCCTACTGA
- a CDS encoding DUF2844 domain-containing protein, protein MRHAIALMFFLTLLQGALAYAALGGSPSDFGGATPPSTARRLAASGAAATAAATTDAVYTVSQSTLDSGTVVREYSDTAGKVFAVSWRGPTLPDLRTLLGEKFAVMNAAAGQRARAGHSQLALDQSDVVLVSSGHMRAFAGHAWIPSALPAGFDTTAIE, encoded by the coding sequence ATGCGCCACGCGATCGCCCTCATGTTCTTCCTCACGCTGCTGCAGGGCGCGCTCGCCTATGCCGCGCTGGGCGGTTCGCCGTCCGACTTCGGCGGGGCCACGCCGCCGTCGACAGCCCGCCGGCTGGCAGCCAGCGGCGCCGCCGCCACTGCCGCCGCCACCACCGACGCCGTCTACACCGTCAGCCAGAGCACCCTCGACAGCGGCACCGTCGTGCGCGAATACAGCGACACGGCCGGCAAGGTGTTCGCCGTCAGCTGGCGCGGGCCGACCCTGCCGGACCTGCGCACCTTGCTGGGCGAAAAATTCGCCGTCATGAACGCCGCCGCCGGCCAGCGCGCCCGCGCCGGCCACTCGCAGCTGGCGCTCGACCAGTCCGACGTGGTGCTGGTCTCGAGCGGCCACATGCGCGCGTTCGCCGGCCACGCCTGGATCCCCAGCGCGCTGCCGGCCGGCTTCGACACCACCGCCATCGAATAG